DNA from Flavobacteriales bacterium:
CCATCAGCCCAGCCTGCAAAGAAGAAGCCCCGCCGATGGCGGGGCCTCCATGAGTTCTCATTCCACTTTACTCAGCGGCAGGGGCTTCGCCCTCGGCGGCGGGAGCCTCTGCGGCGGCCTCCTCAGCGGCAGGCGCAGCGGTCTCAGCGGCAGCGCTGGCGGCCAGCTTCGCGCTCAGCTTGGCGGCCATCTCCTCGGCCTTCTTCAGCTCAGCGGCAATCCGGGCCTTCTCGGCATCCGTCTTCCCGGCGACCAGCTTGTTCCGCTTCGACTCGATCTTGGCGTTCTTCTCGTTCATCCAGGCATCGAAGCGGCGATCGGCCTCCTCAAGGCTGAAGGCGCCCTTCTTCACCCCGTTCAAGAGGTGATTGCGGTACACGACGCCCGTGTAGCTGAGGATGGCACGGCAGGTATCGCTGGGGCTGGCGCCTTTCTGGAGCCAATCCAAGCACTTCTCCCGGTCGATCTCGATGAATGCGGGGTTCTGGTTGGGATCGTAAGCGCCGATCCGTTCGATGTACTTCCCGTCGCGGGGAGCGCGGGAATCGGCCACCACCAAGTGGTAGTAAGGCCGGCCTTTCTTGCCCTTACGCTGAAGGCGGATGCGAGTTGGCATGTCGCGGTTTGTGTTTAGGTCCCGGAATTGGGGGTGCAAAGATGGGGTATTCCACCCGGATTTCCAACCGGGACTCCGACAACGTACCTCCCTGGTCACCAGTCCGTTGAATCAGGCACCCGGCCCGGGTGGCGCCAAGCAGGGTGCGATGCACCTTTACAGCATGCGCCTTCTGCCCTTTCTGCTCCTGATGGCCGTGCAATCGTCGGCCCAGCAGGCCCCGTTGCCCTCCCTCATCCCCGCGCCCGTGGAGATGACCTATTCCGGTGGCACATGTTCGTTGACCTGCCCATGGTCGGTCGAAGGGAATGCGGGCGACGAAAGGAGTCAAGTTGGTCTGGAAATCCTGCGACTCCACCCTGAAGCGGAGATACTCTGCGAGGTTCCGCTACGCATACGATTCAACATCATTCAAACCGAGACCGCTCTTCCCGACGAGTGGTACCACCTGCAGGTGCTGAGCGACGGCATTACGGTCAATGCGCCGGACGCCGAAGGCCTCTTCCGGGGCAGCCGCACCCTGATCCAACTGCTGGAGCAGGGCCGCGCGACCGGCACCCTCCCCTGCCTCACCATCACCGACTGGCCGCGCTTCCCCTGGCGGGGCATGCACCTGGACGCCTCCCGCCACTTCTGGAGCGTGGAGTTCACCAAGAAGTACATCGACCTGCTGGCCCGCTACAAGATGAACAGCTTCCACTGGCACCTCACGGACGATCAGGGCTGGCGGATCCAGATCAAGAAGTACCCAAAGCTCACCGAGGTGGGCGCATGGCGGAAGGGCAGTCAGGTGGGGCCGTATGCCAAGCTCCAGTACGACAGCATCCCCTACGGCGGTTTCTACACGCAGGAGCAGATCCGCGAGGTCGTGGCCTATGCGGCGGCGCGCCACATCAACGTGGTTCCCGAGATCGAGATGCCGGGGCATGCCTTGGCAGCGCTGGCGGCCTACCCTCACCTGGGCTGCACGGGTGGTCCCTATGAGGTGGAGCGCGGCTGGGGCGTGTTCGAGGACGTGTTCTGCGCGGGGAACGACAGCGTGTTCGCCCTGCTCGAGGAGGTGCTCTCCGAAGTGATGGACCTCTTCCCCAGCACCACCATCCACATCGGTGGGGATGAATGCCCCAAGGAGGCGTGGAAGGCCTGCGCGAAGTGCCAGGCGCGGATGAAGGCCGAAGGCTTGAAGGACGAGCATGAGCTGCAGTCGTACTTCATCCAGCGCATCGAGAAGTTCGTGAACGCGAAGGGCCGCAAGATCATCGGCTGGGACGAAATCCTGGAAGGCGGGCTGGCGCCCAACGCGGCGGTGATGAGCTGGCGCGGTACCGAAGGCGGCATAGCAGCGGCGCGCAGCGGGCACTACGCCGTGATGAGCCCCGGCAGCCATTGCTACTTCGACCACTACCAGGGCGATCCCGCGAACGAGCCGCTGGCCTTCGGCGGCTACACCACCTTGCAGAAGGTGTACGGCTACGAGCCCATCCCCGCTGAGCTGAAGCCCGATGAGCAGAAGTACATCCTCGGCGCGCAGGGCAACGTATGGACGGAGTACATCCTCACGCCGGAGCATGTGGAGTACATGGCCGTGCCGCGTATGCTGGCCTTGGCGGAAGTGCTGTGGACGCCCAAGGAGAAACGCAACGAGGCCGACTTCATCAAGCGGTTAGAAGGCGAGTTCCCGAGGCTGGAGGCCATGAACGTGAACGTCAGCAAGAGCCTGTATCAAGCTCGAATCCTTCCATCTCAAGGAGATAGTGTTGGCCAGATCCGAATCGACGCGCTCTCTGGCATAGAAGGCCTACACACGGACATAATCTGGAGAGTCTACAATGAAAATGGACTGCCCTTGGGAGGCGGGGGATCTACGGACACACTCGTCATAGGACGTTCTTGTATTGTCGAAGCACGAATCCAAGCCGAGACCAGGCCCCCCGGCAAGGGCTATCCTGTTGCTGTAAGGAAATTCCTTTTCAACCTCGCCACCGCCCGCCCCATCACCCTAAGCGCTGCACCCAACGAGCGCTACAACGAGGGCGGTGCCTTCACCCTGGTGGATGGCATCAGCGCGCAGGAGAAGCGCGTGAACACGGAGTGGCTGGGCTGGAAGGAGGGCGTCACCATCACGGTGGACCTGGGCAGCGTGCAGGATATCAGCCGCATCGCCATCGGCGCCCTGAACGAGACCCACAGCTGGATCCACGCGCCGAAGGCGATCGAGTTCCAAGTGAGCACGGATGGGAAGAACTATACCTCGGTCGGCATGGCCATCCCGACGATGCGCGAGATCCCCGTGATCCCGGCGGATCCGATCAAGCGGAAGTCCACCATGATGACCAGGGTTCAAGGACGGAACGTGTTCGCGGTGGAAAAGCCGGCCCAAGCGCGTTACGTGCAGCTGCAGGTGCTGCACAGCGGCATCATTCCCGCTGGCGACCCTGGTGCCGGCAACCCGGCGTGGTTGTTCTTGGACGAGATCGAAGTGCGATGAGCATAATCTTTGTTCAGCCTTGACCATGCGCACCATCCTCCTCCTGGCCCTGCTGCTCGGCGCTTTCGCCGTGCATGCCCAGAGCACCATCTACAGCTTCGCCATCGGCAACTGGCGGAACGGCCCCACGGTGTACATCACGCCGCTCATCGAGACCACCGAGGCGGCCACCAAGCCCAAGCTGAAGGAGGAGTTCCGCGCCCGGCATGCCGAACTGAAGGACATCAATGACATGGACTTCGATGTGCTGCTCTTCGGCACGCGCGAGGAGGGCGAGGAGCACCGCGCCAGCCTGAAGCAGAAGTACGGTATCCGCAAGCTGGAAGTGGTGATGCTCTCCGCAACCGGGCCTGCGCAGGACCCCGCGCGATAGGCCGCTCCACCCACGGCACCGCCCCGCAATGGCTAGCGCAGCGACCGGCTACCTTGCCCGCATGAAGCAAGCGGTCACCGCGGTCCTCTGGCTGGCCCTGGCGCCTGCAGGCTGGGGGCAGCTCACCCGTGCGGATCAGGCCTTCACCCGTGCGGATACCTTGCGGGGCAGCATCGGCCCCGGGCGCGCCTGGTGGGATGCGGTGTATTACGACGTGAGCGTGCGTCCCGACTTCCAGCGCCGCACCATCGCCGGGCGCACCATCATCGCCTTCGATGCCGTGGCCGAAGGCCGGCGGATGCAGATCGACCTGCAGCAGCCCTTGACGGTGGACAGCATCGTGATGGAGGCCTCCGTCTTCCAGGCCGGTTCCATCACGGTCACCGACAGGCCCGTCGATTTCACCCGCGAGGGCAATGTCATCTGGATCGAGCTGCCCCAGCCCATGAAGGCCGGCGAAGCGAGCACCGTCACCATCCATTACCATGGCGAACCGATCGCTGCGAAGAATCCACCCTGGGACGGCGGATGGATCTGGCGGAAGGATGACTGGGGGAAGCCTTGGGTGAGCGTAGCCTGCCAGGGCCTCGGAGCCAGTTCGTGGTACCCCTGCAAGGACCACCAGAGCGACGAGCCCCAGCGGGGCGCCACCCTGCGCATCACTGCGCCGGACAGCCTGCAGGCCATCGGGAACGGACGCCTGCGCAGCAAGGAGCGGAACGGCGACGGCACAACGACCTGGAACTGGCAGGTGACGAGCCCGATCAACACCTACAACCTGGTGCCCTATATCGGCGGCTACGTGCATTGGAGCACGGTTCACCCGGGGCTGGACGGGCCGCTGGACTGCGACTTCTGGGTGCTGGCCGCCAACGAGGCCGCCGCCCGCGCGCAATTCGCCCAGGTGCCCGGCATGCTGCGCTGCTTCGAGGAGTGGCTCGGCCCCTATCCCTTCTACATCGATGGCTACAAGCTGGTGGAGGCGCCCCACCTGGGCATGGAGCACCAGAGCGCCGTGGCCTACGGCAACCAGTACCGCAACGGCTACCTGGGCATGGACCTCAGCGGCACCGGCCACGGAATGGCCTGGGACTACATTCTGGTGCACGAGAGCGGGCACGAGTGGTTCGGCAACAGCATCTCCACCGCTGACATCGCGGACATGTGGGTGCATGAGGGCTTCACCATGTACACCGAGGTGCTCCACACCGAGTGCCTGCTGGGGCGCGAGGCGGCCGATGCCTACTGCCGCGGCATCCGACGGAATATCCGCAACGACCGGCCCCTGATCGGGCCGTACGGCGTGAATGAGGAGGGCAGCGGCGACATGTACCCCAAGGGCGCCAACCTGCTCCACACCATACGGGCGATCGTGGGCGACAGCACCTTCAGGGCCATGCTGCTGGAGATGAACCGACGGTTCCGGCACCGCATCGTCACCAGCGCCGAGGTGGAGGGCTTCATGATCGGCTTCGACGAGCGCACGAAGGAGCTGCTGCACCCGAGCATCTTCGACCAGTACCTGCGCTCGACCAAGGTGCCGGTGCTGGAGTGGGGCGTCCGCAAGGGCCGGCTCATGTGCCGATGGGCCAACGGCGTACCGGGCCTGCGGATGCCGGTCCTTCTCGAGGTGGGAAGCCGCACCATTCTGACCGCAGGGGTCACGGCTGACTGGACGACGGTGGATGCGCGCGCGGGGCGGCGTGCTCCGGTGCGGATCGACCCCAACCTGTACATCGGCGAGAAGCGGGTGAGCGGGAAGCGGGTGGGCCGGTAATTCGGACAGGAGGACGCTGCCGATGCGTAGGTTCGTAGCATGCGTTCGCTGCTTGCCTGCACGGTCGCCCTGGGGGTGACCCATGCCACCTCGGCTGCCACCTTCAGCATCACCCACTTCGGCACCCCTCCCGAGGCGCAGGCTGCCATCGCGCACGCAGCGGCGATCTGGGGCGGGATCCTGGAGAGCGATGTTCCCATCAAGGTTGCCGTGAGCTGGTTCCCGCTCGGCAGTGCCGCACTCGGTGTGACCTTCCCCAACGGGCGCAAGGACTTTCCCGGCGTGCCCGTGCCATCCACCTGGTACGCCACCGCCCTGGCCAACAGCATCACGGGCACCGAGCTGAATCCTGGCGAGGACGACATCAACGTGTACCTGAACAGCAGCGCCGCCTGGTACTACGGCGTGGACGGCAACACACCGCCCGGGCAATATGACCTTGTGAGCATCGCCCTGCACGAGCTCGGTCACGGGCTGGGGTTCGTGGGATTGGCCAAGAAAGTAGGCGCCGAAGGCTCCTTCGGCCAGGTGCAGATCAGTGACTTCGGGCCTTTGATCACCACCTTCCCCTGGCCCGAGCAGGAGGGCCTGCCGGGCATCTTCGATCGCCACCTCACGAGCACGGCACAGGGGGAGCTGCACCTGCTGGAGAACCCCGGCACAGCGCTGGGATCGGCCTTCACCAGCAACCAGGTATACTTCAACGGCCCCTTCGCCGCCGCCGCCAATGCCGGGCAATCGGCGCGCATCTATGCACCGGCGGCCTTCGCCTTGGGCAGCAGCTGCGTCCACCTCAACGAGGCCACTTTCCCGGTCGGCAACCCCAATGAGCTCATGACGCCCTTCAGCAGTGCGGGCCAGGCCAATCACTGGCCAGGGCCCATCGCCATCGGCGTGATGCGCGACATCGGCTGGGTGGTCACCCCGGAAGTGGGCATGACCGAACGCACACCTTCAATGCCTTGGAGCGTGCGGTTGGGCCAAGCGGTGATCGCCGTCGAAGGCCTGCCGCCGGGAACTCCCCTGCAACTCATGGATGCCGGTGGGCGAACCGTGGCCGCAGCATCGGCACCCGAGGCGATGCCCACCGTGCACCTGGCGCCCGGCGCCTATCTCCTCCGGGGTGGTAATCATGGCGTCCGGCGCGTGGCCCTGCCCTGAGGCCACCCGCGCGCACCGAAGCCGTTTCCCCTAATTTCGCCAGCCATGGCGCGCTCCCTGCTCATCCCCCTGCTCGCGGCGCTGCTGCTGGCCTCCTGCAGCACCCACAGATACGTCGCCGCCAGCCATCCCAACGGGAAGCCGGAGGTGGTCATCTACATGAAAGGGAAGGGCGAGGAAGCGGTGAAGGTGATGGAGAAGGTCTATTATCCGAACGGCAAGCTGGAATACGTGGGCCAATTCCAGAATGGCGTGGAGCATGGCGAATGGACCTACTACTACGAGAACGGCACCCGGAAGTACGTGGAGCAATGGGCCAATGGCGTGGAGCACGGGATCCACTATGACTACAGCCCGGATGGGCAGATCTACCGGGAACTCCATTACGAGCATGGCCGCTTGGTGAAGGAGGTGGATCGCAGCAAGCCTCAATAGGTGGATGCGCGGTGTCCTCGCGCGGATCCCGTTCCCCGGGCGATTCGTCCTGGTCCTGGCCGTGCTGGGTGCACTGCTCTACGGCCTGGAGCGGATCAATGGCCGGTTCTGGCTCAATGACTTCCGGGTGTACTACGGCGCGGCGCAAGCGCTGCTGAACGGCGAACCGCTCTATGGCGTGGCGCATGGCCTGGGCACCGGTTTCTTCAAGTATGCGCCGGCAGCGGCCTTGCTCTTCGTGCCGGTGTCGCTACTGCCCTATAAGGCGGCCGCCTCGTTGCACTTTGCGCTGGTCATTGCCGCCTTCATCGGTTCCGCGCTCGCGATCGACCGGCTGCTGCGCCAGAACCTCTTCCCTGGCCGACCTGCCGCCTATGCTCCCCTATTCCTCACGGCCCTTGCAGCCGGCGCCCACCTGCATCGCGAGCTGCACCTGGGCAACGTCAACGCCATGCTGCTGTGGCTGCTGATGGCCGGGCTCGAACGGCTGCTCAGCGGCCGCCACCGCTCAGCGGGGGCACTGCTCGGCCTGGCGGTGGCCTTGAAGCCCCACTTCGTGGTGCTGCTTCCCTGGCTGCTGTTGCGTCGCCGCTGGTCGGCGCTGGCCATGGCCCTGACCCTGCTCGTGGCGGCGGTCGCATTGCCGACTGCGCTCCTCGGCCCTTCCGCATCGCTGCAGCTGCACGGCGAGTGGCTGGCCGAGATGGCCCGCCACAACGCCTCGCTCATCCACACGGGCGGAACCGAGCATGAGAACGTGAACACCATCTATTCATTCCTCCACCGGGCAGTGCTTCAGCGCATCTGGGGAGCACCCTTGGCCTGGGAGGCACCCGCCATCCTTGCGGCCATCGCCTTGGCGTTCGGACTGTTGATGCTGCGCCACCTGCGCTTGGAGGCCCCTGGAGGCGAACGCTCACGGAATATGGCCTTCGAGGCGCTCCTGCTCATTGCGCTCGTTCCGAGCATCACGCTCACCGATACCGAGCACTTCCTCTTCGCTATGCCGCTGGTCGCCTACCTCATCCAAGGGCTGCGGAGCAGCGAACGGCCGCGATGGCTCAGGGCCGCCGGCCTGCTCGTGCTCCTTGGGCATGGCGGCAATTGGGGAGATGCGCTGGGACCGATGGCCGACGTCATGGTCCATTACGGCATCCTCGGTGCAGCCAACGGCGCTCTCCTGTTCCTTGCCGCCGGCCTGCATGCGGCGAATCCTTCGCCGCGATCGAACCATGGGCTGCGCCCGGGGTCCTAGGAATCAAGCATATTGCGGCCATGGTGCACCGTTCCTTCCTGCTGCCCGCCCTGCTGAGCTTCGGCACCGCCTGCGGGCAATCGCTGTACTTCCCGCCCACCTTCGGAAGCGCATGGGAGACGCAGGACCCGGCTGCGCTCAACTGGTGCACCGATCAGGTTCCGCCGCTGCTCGATTTCCTCGAGAGCACCAATACCAAGGCCTTCCTGGTGCTCAAGGACGGACGCATCGTCATCGAGCACTACTTCGGCACCTTTACGGCCGACAGCCTCTGGTACTGGGCAAGCGCCGGCAAGAGCCTCACCGCCTTCCTCGTCGGCAAGGCGCAGGAGGAAGGATTCCTCGACATCGACGACCCGAGCAGCGCCTACCTCGGCGTGGGCTGGACCAGTTGCACGCCCGAGCAGGAGGCGGCCATCACCATCCGCAACCAGCTGACCATGACGAGCGGGCTTGATGATTCAGGCGACCTTGACTGCACGGCTCCGGCGTGCCTCCAATTCCTGGCCGAGCCCGGAACCCGCTGGTCCTACCACAATGCCCCGTACACCCTGCTCGACGGCGTCATCGAGGATGCCACCGGACAGTCGCTCAACAGCTACCTCTTCAGCAAGCTCACGGTCACCACCGGCTTGCAGGGCGCCTTCGTTCAGATCGGCAGCAACAATGTCTTCCTCAGCAAGGCCCGGGCGATGGCGCGGTTCGGCCTGCTGGCGCTGGCACAGGGGCAATGGAACGGCGAGCCCATCATGACCGATAGCGACTACTTCCAGGCGATGGTGACCCCTTCGCAGGCGCTGAACCCCGCCTACGGCTACCTCTGGTGGCTCAACGGCCAGAGCACCTACATGCTGCCGGGCATCCAGCTGAGCCTGCCCGGCATGCTCTGCCCAGCCGCCCCCTCCGATATGTACAGCGCCATGGGCAAGAATGGCCAGCTGATCAACGTATCGCCGGCTACGGGCCTGGTGGTGGTGCGCATGGGCGAACTGCCCACCGAGGACATCTTCGTGCCCAACCTGTACAACGACCAGATCTGGCAGTACCTGAACGCGGTGATGTGCGGTGCCACGGGCGCGCAGGATGAGGCCACCCCACGGATGGAACTGTTCCCCAATCCGTCGCGCTACCGGGTGGACGTACACGTGGGCCAAGGGGGTGGCCAGATCACCGTGCGCGATGGGTCCGGCCGCATCGTGCTGACCCAACAGACCTGCTCCGACCGCATCGGTCTGGATGTGTCCGGTCTGGCCAGTGGCTGCTACACGGTGGCGTTCAGGGGTGAAAGCGGAGCGGCCACCGTTCGGTTCGTGAAGGAGTAGCCGGCTACGCGAACTGCCGCAGGCTGGTGCGGATAATGTCACGCACTCCATCAGCTGCTCCTCGGTGATCACCAGCGGCGGGGCGAAGCGGATGATGTCGCCGTGGGTGGGCTTGGCCAGCAGGTCCTGATCGGTATCTTCGATGCATCACTTCGCCCGGACGATCGGCTCAGGACCGCAGCGCACGTGTGCTACAGCGCGTTGCGTAGATCGCGCCAGGATCGGACGGATATGCGAAGATCGTCGGATAACCAACGTTATCCACTTCGACCCGAATTATGAACATCAAAACAAAAAGGGTATATGAACAGGCTGGATCTAATGATGGATTCCGCATACTTGTGGACCGACTTTGGCCGAGAGGGCTATCCAAAGAAGATGCAGAGATAGATCTGTGGTTAAAGTCTATTGCGCCTTCAAATGAGCTTCGAAAATGGTTCAACCACGATCATGGAAAATGGCCTGAGTTCAAAAGACGATATTTCTCTGAACTTGATCTGAATGGAGATGTGGTCAGTGAGTTGCTATCTCATGTTAAACGTGATCATGTCAGTCCTTTGTACTCGTCAAAAGAACAAGAGTACAATAATGCCACAGCATTGAAAGAGTATATAAACAGCATGTTAAAATAGGTTAGTGCCTCGTACAGCAGGTCGTTTCAAGGAAGCACCACTACGCGGGACCAGTTAACTCCAGCGTTTGGAATACCAGCGCAACCGGAACTAACCGTTCAGGCCCTATGCGAACTGCCGCACGCTGGTGCGGATGATGTTCACGCACTCCATCAGCTGCTCCTCGGTGATCACCAGCGGTGGTGCGAAGCGGATAATGTCCCCGTGGGTGGGCTTGGCCAGGAGACCATTGTCGCGCAGCAGCAGGCAGAGTTCCCAGGCAGTTTTGGGGGAGCCATCAGGTGCCGTGCGGGCTTCGATCACCAGCGCATTGAGCAGGCCACGACCGCGCACCAGCTTGATGAAGGCGTACTCCTCCACCAGCTTCTGCATCTCGGCGCGGAAGAGCTGACCGAGCCGCTCGGCGTTGCCGCAGAGGTCCTCGTCCTGCACGATGCCCAGCGCCTCGATGGCGAGCCGCGCGCCCATGGGGTTGCCGCCGTAGGTGCTGCCGTGAGTGCCGGGGGTGAAGACGTTCATCACCGCATCGCTGGCCAGCACGGCGCTCACGGGGTACATGCCGCCGCTGAGGGCCTTGGCCAGGATCACCACGTCGGGGCGCTGCACCCCTTCGCGCGCTTCGCAGAGGCCCTTGGTGCAGCTGCAGCCATTGTTGTGGCAGGAGGCCAACAATCGGCCGGTGCGCGCGATGCCGGTCTGGATCTCGTCCGCGATGAAGAGCACGTTGCGGGCCTTGCATGCAGCGATGGCGCGGGGGATGTAGTCGTCGGCCGGCACGTACACGCCCTTCTCCCCCTGGATGGGTTCCACGAGGAAGGCGCAGACGTTCGGGTCCTCCAGCGCCTTCTCCAGCGCCGGGATGTCGTCGTAGGGGATCACCTCGAAG
Protein-coding regions in this window:
- a CDS encoding family 20 glycosylhydrolase, with the translated sequence MRLLPFLLLMAVQSSAQQAPLPSLIPAPVEMTYSGGTCSLTCPWSVEGNAGDERSQVGLEILRLHPEAEILCEVPLRIRFNIIQTETALPDEWYHLQVLSDGITVNAPDAEGLFRGSRTLIQLLEQGRATGTLPCLTITDWPRFPWRGMHLDASRHFWSVEFTKKYIDLLARYKMNSFHWHLTDDQGWRIQIKKYPKLTEVGAWRKGSQVGPYAKLQYDSIPYGGFYTQEQIREVVAYAAARHINVVPEIEMPGHALAALAAYPHLGCTGGPYEVERGWGVFEDVFCAGNDSVFALLEEVLSEVMDLFPSTTIHIGGDECPKEAWKACAKCQARMKAEGLKDEHELQSYFIQRIEKFVNAKGRKIIGWDEILEGGLAPNAAVMSWRGTEGGIAAARSGHYAVMSPGSHCYFDHYQGDPANEPLAFGGYTTLQKVYGYEPIPAELKPDEQKYILGAQGNVWTEYILTPEHVEYMAVPRMLALAEVLWTPKEKRNEADFIKRLEGEFPRLEAMNVNVSKSLYQARILPSQGDSVGQIRIDALSGIEGLHTDIIWRVYNENGLPLGGGGSTDTLVIGRSCIVEARIQAETRPPGKGYPVAVRKFLFNLATARPITLSAAPNERYNEGGAFTLVDGISAQEKRVNTEWLGWKEGVTITVDLGSVQDISRIAIGALNETHSWIHAPKAIEFQVSTDGKNYTSVGMAIPTMREIPVIPADPIKRKSTMMTRVQGRNVFAVEKPAQARYVQLQVLHSGIIPAGDPGAGNPAWLFLDEIEVR
- a CDS encoding M1 family metallopeptidase — translated: MKQAVTAVLWLALAPAGWGQLTRADQAFTRADTLRGSIGPGRAWWDAVYYDVSVRPDFQRRTIAGRTIIAFDAVAEGRRMQIDLQQPLTVDSIVMEASVFQAGSITVTDRPVDFTREGNVIWIELPQPMKAGEASTVTIHYHGEPIAAKNPPWDGGWIWRKDDWGKPWVSVACQGLGASSWYPCKDHQSDEPQRGATLRITAPDSLQAIGNGRLRSKERNGDGTTTWNWQVTSPINTYNLVPYIGGYVHWSTVHPGLDGPLDCDFWVLAANEAAARAQFAQVPGMLRCFEEWLGPYPFYIDGYKLVEAPHLGMEHQSAVAYGNQYRNGYLGMDLSGTGHGMAWDYILVHESGHEWFGNSISTADIADMWVHEGFTMYTEVLHTECLLGREAADAYCRGIRRNIRNDRPLIGPYGVNEEGSGDMYPKGANLLHTIRAIVGDSTFRAMLLEMNRRFRHRIVTSAEVEGFMIGFDERTKELLHPSIFDQYLRSTKVPVLEWGVRKGRLMCRWANGVPGLRMPVLLEVGSRTILTAGVTADWTTVDARAGRRAPVRIDPNLYIGEKRVSGKRVGR
- a CDS encoding DUF488 family protein, with the translated sequence MNIKTKRVYEQAGSNDGFRILVDRLWPRGLSKEDAEIDLWLKSIAPSNELRKWFNHDHGKWPEFKRRYFSELDLNGDVVSELLSHVKRDHVSPLYSSKEQEYNNATALKEYINSMLK
- a CDS encoding glycosyltransferase family 87 protein, which translates into the protein MRGVLARIPFPGRFVLVLAVLGALLYGLERINGRFWLNDFRVYYGAAQALLNGEPLYGVAHGLGTGFFKYAPAAALLFVPVSLLPYKAAASLHFALVIAAFIGSALAIDRLLRQNLFPGRPAAYAPLFLTALAAGAHLHRELHLGNVNAMLLWLLMAGLERLLSGRHRSAGALLGLAVALKPHFVVLLPWLLLRRRWSALAMALTLLVAAVALPTALLGPSASLQLHGEWLAEMARHNASLIHTGGTEHENVNTIYSFLHRAVLQRIWGAPLAWEAPAILAAIALAFGLLMLRHLRLEAPGGERSRNMAFEALLLIALVPSITLTDTEHFLFAMPLVAYLIQGLRSSERPRWLRAAGLLVLLGHGGNWGDALGPMADVMVHYGILGAANGALLFLAAGLHAANPSPRSNHGLRPGS
- a CDS encoding 30S ribosomal protein S16 gives rise to the protein MPTRIRLQRKGKKGRPYYHLVVADSRAPRDGKYIERIGAYDPNQNPAFIEIDREKCLDWLQKGASPSDTCRAILSYTGVVYRNHLLNGVKKGAFSLEEADRRFDAWMNEKNAKIESKRNKLVAGKTDAEKARIAAELKKAEEMAAKLSAKLAASAAAETAAPAAEEAAAEAPAAEGEAPAAE
- the rocD gene encoding ornithine--oxo-acid transaminase; its protein translation is MPQLTRALSKSQRAIDLEEHYGAHNYHPLPVVLDSGKGVFVWDVEGKRYYDFLSAYSAVNQGHCHPRLVKVMQEQATRMTLTSRAFYNSVLGEYARTVCELFGYDRMLPMNTGAEAVETAIKMARKWGYEQKGIPAGQAKIIVCEGNFHGRTITIVSMSTDPDSQGGFGPFTPGFEVIPYDDIPALEKALEDPNVCAFLVEPIQGEKGVYVPADDYIPRAIAACKARNVLFIADEIQTGIARTGRLLASCHNNGCSCTKGLCEAREGVQRPDVVILAKALSGGMYPVSAVLASDAVMNVFTPGTHGSTYGGNPMGARLAIEALGIVQDEDLCGNAERLGQLFRAEMQKLVEEYAFIKLVRGRGLLNALVIEARTAPDGSPKTAWELCLLLRDNGLLAKPTHGDIIRFAPPLVITEEQLMECVNIIRTSVRQFA
- a CDS encoding serine hydrolase, producing MVHRSFLLPALLSFGTACGQSLYFPPTFGSAWETQDPAALNWCTDQVPPLLDFLESTNTKAFLVLKDGRIVIEHYFGTFTADSLWYWASAGKSLTAFLVGKAQEEGFLDIDDPSSAYLGVGWTSCTPEQEAAITIRNQLTMTSGLDDSGDLDCTAPACLQFLAEPGTRWSYHNAPYTLLDGVIEDATGQSLNSYLFSKLTVTTGLQGAFVQIGSNNVFLSKARAMARFGLLALAQGQWNGEPIMTDSDYFQAMVTPSQALNPAYGYLWWLNGQSTYMLPGIQLSLPGMLCPAAPSDMYSAMGKNGQLINVSPATGLVVVRMGELPTEDIFVPNLYNDQIWQYLNAVMCGATGAQDEATPRMELFPNPSRYRVDVHVGQGGGQITVRDGSGRIVLTQQTCSDRIGLDVSGLASGCYTVAFRGESGAATVRFVKE